Part of the Nostoc sp. PCC 7524 genome is shown below.
CCTCTAACGGTTGTAGATTAGCGATTAAGTTGACTGCAAATCTAAATCTACGTGCAACTTTAGTAACTTCTACTTGATCTACTCCGAGAACCATCTTAGTTGAGGAATTGGCGAGAACAGTATTAGAAATATCTGAATCCATCTGACTAGCAACGATTATTCCTAATCCAAATTTTCGCGCCTCACTGGTGATTTTCTCAAGAGTATGAGATGATTTGATTTCTTTTACTTCATCTAGTAGAGCATAACAGCGTGGAACTCTACCATCAATTTCGCCCATCAACTTGTGACTGTCGAAAAGCTGTTTTAAGAGGGTTTCTGCTGCGATCGCACTCAACCCTGGTACTTTAGATAATGCAGACAAGTCAAATCTGACAACAGGGAAATTCATTGATGGTTGAGGTTTGCTGAAAATTCCGTATTTGAAAGTAGCAGCCAGTTTTAACAATAACTTCTGTGAATCCTTACAACCATCTTCTACCCGACTTTGCAGTTCACTTTCTAAGTCAGCAAAGGTAGGAGGTTGATTAACCCAACTTGACTGCTTTTTCTGAAAAATACCTCTATTTTCGTAGCAACTTATAAAGGCATTTAAAATCAAACCCTCTTGATTATCTCCCATCTTTAAAGACTTTCTTAGGATAGATGAGACAGCGATCGCTTGTAAATCCGGTCCACCACCTTTTGGATCTAAATCAAGAACTAATGGATTTAGCCCATGTGGTGATTCAGCATTAAGAGAGTAACAAACTTCTCCAGGTAATTCCAAATCTCCATGAAAATCGGAAATGACTATTTTGATATCAGGAAACAATAACGGTAATTCGTGAGCAAGTGCTTTAAGTGTCTGAGTTTTACCACTTCCAGAAGTTCCGAGAATAACAACATGACCGTTGCGAAGCTTGGCAGGATTCCACCAGACTTTATCACCTAGTAGAATACCGTCTGTTGATGATTCTGTATTAACTTTTTTA
Proteins encoded:
- a CDS encoding ATP-binding protein; its protein translation is MPKPLPTQTLKPNQTKKVNTESSTDGILLGDKVWWNPAKLRNGHVVILGTSGSGKTQTLKALAHELPLLFPDIKIVISDFHGDLELPGEVCYSLNAESPHGLNPLVLDLDPKGGGPDLQAIAVSSILRKSLKMGDNQEGLILNAFISCYENRGIFQKKQSSWVNQPPTFADLESELQSRVEDGCKDSQKLLLKLAATFKYGIFSKPQPSMNFPVVRFDLSALSKVPGLSAIAAETLLKQLFDSHKLMGEIDGRVPRCYALLDEVKEIKSSHTLEKITSEARKFGLGIIVASQMDSDISNTVLANSSTKMVLGVDQVEVTKVARRFRFAVNLIANLQPLEALIRMDSDGFHTKIKPFYQRI